In Panicum virgatum strain AP13 chromosome 5K, P.virgatum_v5, whole genome shotgun sequence, the genomic window ATTTCCTGTCATTTGCTATTTACTAACTTAACGTACACTCATACTATACGACATGGATTCGACACCACATGTATGTACAGGTGGCCACACCATAGGTATGTCTCGGTGCACCAGCTTCCGGCAGAGGCTGTACAACCAAACGGGCAATGGCATGGCTGACAGCACACTGGATGTATCGTACGCGGCACAGTTGAGGCAGGGGTGCCCCCGCTCTGGTGGTGACAATAACCTCTTCCCCTTGGACTTCGTCACCCCAGCCAAGTTTGACAATTTTTACTACAAGAACCTCCTGGCTGGCAAGGGCCTCCTCAGCTCTGATGAGGTTCTGTTGACCAAGAGCGCTGAGACAGCAGCACTCGTGAAGGCATATGCTGCTGATGTCAATCTCTTCTTCCAGCACTTTGCACAGTCTATGGTGAACATGGGCAACATCTCACCACTAACCGGGTCACAGGGTGAGATCCGGAAGAACTGCAGGAGGCTCAACAGCGACCACTGAGGTTACTTTATGTGCTGAAATTGTATCTGATGTTGGTGATATAATTTGTTCAAATAAGCAAGCATGGCTATGATTTTATCAGATGTTTGATCTTATGTTTTTATTTAAACACATTGTAAAATGTGTATCTATTAATAAGTCAATATATAAGATGAGTTGATTTGGTTGTCTAAGATCTGCTTATTTGACTTACCTTACCATGTTTTGAGTTTTGACTCCAAATCCCAACTCAGTGAATTCATGCTATATATGTCAATCACTATCTATTTCTTCGAGAGTTCCTCTAGAATTCCAGCTGCGTCAACTTTGGCATTTGTCACCTGTTGGAATCAAAATATGGACAAAAGTTAGTTCGTAAAGGAAAAACGGTAATCATCATACAAGGATCTAAAGATACATTCATGCAAATCATGCAGTCAAGTGTTGTgcctaaaagaaatatttagaGCTCTCATGCAAGCATTCAAACTAATGGCTTGACCAAGTTTATATCAATATATGCTATTTCATATGCAAAGCAAGGAAGTACCTGGTTCTGTCATTTCATATCTATATGTACTACTTCAGATGTTTCAGCAgggttatttaaaaaaatatgcatCCGCAATGGGAGATAAATACAGTGTGAAGGATTCATATTTTGAAAAGGAGCTAAAAGCGGGGAAAAGGGTATTACAGCACACGAGTCAGAGAAGGTATATATATCTGCAGGCTGCAGATCCCATAGCTCTATGGGCTTTCTCTCTTCCCTTATTCCTATAGTTCGGCATCTTTTATCAGAGCCCTGTATGCTCAGTCCATGCTGGGaaaattgaaaacaaaaagaaatcaATGCTAGTTCATCGAACAgaaaaaatacctcaaaaacaAAAGAGGCCAATTGAGGGTACTAAACTGGTTGAACTCAACAAGATGTAACCTCAACCTCAAGGATTTTCAGAATCTTGAACAATCATATATATTCACAACCACATGGATGGGTACCATGGGTCAACCAGCATACACTCTCTCAACTGATGGAGCCTGTGCAAAGTCAGGGTTCTGTTTTCATTTGGTGTCTGTTTCTGGCATAAAAGAATTGACAAACAGTTATAACAAAGGTGCACGAGTTTGAATTATGAACCCAAAGCACAGTTGTCTTGCTAGGAACGTTAGACTACATGCAAAAAAGTTAATTCCAACTCATGTTTCATCATCAAGCATCAACTATATCAAAAAAGCATGTTGTACTTACGAGTTTACATGTGTGTTGCAGATGATGCTACTGTgcgtagaaaaaaaaatccccaacATGTTGGAAAGATCACCAAAGTTAACCAGAATTCTGAATCATCACTTCAACTGCCTTGTTGGCCTTATGAACCTCCCCTTTCGAGCAAAGTGAAGCAACAGCAGTATAATATGAGTCGAAGTCATCATTGAAAGACTTCCCAAGCAAATTTTGGTAGTCAATATCAGTATCATCACTTGCTTTTGATAAACTATCATCTCCGTCTATCACCTCAGAGCTCCTATAATGACTATTTCTAGAAACATCAGAAGCTACTAGAGTTACTTTTCCTGAGTCTGAAATGGAATCAAAAGCATCATCAGCCTTCTGTAACTTCTTGAGGTGCCCAAGCGCATTATAGACGCTAGAATCTGAAGAGGATAAAAGCATGTGTCCCACTTCATTTAGGATAGTCACAATCTCATCGATCCTCCCTTGATCACATGCAGAAGATAGGAGATCAACAAGAGACTCTGCTTGAATCTTATCTCCAACACTGTTTATTGACTCCACAACTTCTTTGCACTGAAACATTTCCCTCAAGATGCCCCTGGATTCTTCCATCCTTCCTTTTGCATGGAGTCCTTTGACAAGGCTCATAAAACCAACAAAATCAGGTTCTATGTCCTTATAACGGTATTCATTAAAGAAGCCTAATGCAGCTTCAGTATCACCTTTCAGGCAAAGTCCACTAATAATTGCACCAAGTGTAAAAGAATCTGGGCGTACAAAGAGTTCCTCCAAGTGAGACATAAGCTCAAGTGCCTTTTCAGTTAATCCAAAGTTACAATAACCACTGATCAACAAGTTGTAAACACGGGTCATAGGTCTGATACCCTTGGTGGACATTTTATGAAACAGTTGGTCTGCATCGTCTAACAAACCTTCTCTGCACAAAGCACCAATAAGGATGGCGTAAGTGATCATTGTTGGAAGCATTTTGCTGTTTTCTAAATAGTCAAAGAGCCTGAATGCTTCAGTAAGGCATCCTTGCTGGCACAAACCACTGAGAACTGAGTTATGGATGACAATGTTTGGATGAAGCCCTTCTTTTTTCATGCTTTCACAAAGATCTAGTGCTTTTTCAAGATATCCACCCTTACAAAGTCCATCCACCACTATGGAATACATGGCAATATCTACTGAAAACCCACTTTGTTCAGCTTCCTTCAAAAATTTACACGCATCCAGAACTTCACCTTGCTTCTTGAGAGTATAGACAGCTCCTCTCAGAACACTGACAGGAACACTTCCAGTGTCCATGTAATTAGAAAACCAAATAGCTTCACTAACACTTTTCTTGCTGAGATGACAAGACAGCACATTTATCATTCGAGGTTCATGCAGACCATGAATTTTAATGAACTCACAGAGCAATGGTTGTATGACCTCTTCACTTCCATTTCGATGTAAGCTCTTAAGCAGCCTGTAGCATGATTTACTAGTTACAGAACTGGCTTGCGTTCTGAGTAACTTGTAAGCATCCATTGCTGCTCGACAACAATTCCTGTTGCTTAAGAAAGTAGAAGCATAATTGCAGACAGATGAAAATAAGTCAATATCTAATTCACCAACCTTATAAATAAAATCCAGCACACCATGTTCACCGAGTTCTTTGAAGTTTGCATGAATCAACTTCCTACAGCTAAAGAAATCGGgtcttaattttttttgaacaagaTCGTAAAATATTTGGCCAGCCATGTCAACTTTTCCTTGATTACACAGTGCTTTAATGAGGCAGTCATGAACCACTGTGCTGGAGAGTGATGAATGtttcttgtattcatcaaaAAGCTCAAGTGCCTTGTCAATTTCCTCAACTTTACACAGAGCATCTATAATTGTATTGTAGGTGATAGTATTAGGCCTTAAGCCCATCTCAGGCATTTTATGAAACAAACTGCAGGCATCATCCACCTTTTTAACCATAAACAATGCTTTGATAAGAACATTGCATGTGACAACATCCATAGAGATACCACTATTCTCAAGCCTACCCTTTATTGCCATAAGACCTGTTACATCGTCGCTGTTAATGTAACCATGTAACAGTGTGCTATATGTGAAGTTATCAGCAGCAACACCTTCAGAGATTTCAACAGCCTTTTCAGTGTCACCAGCTTTACACAGACCATTTATAACCGTATTGTATGTTACATTGCCAGCCTTTATTCCCTTGTTCTCCATCTCCTCAAGCAAAGAGAAAGCCCTAGCTAAATCTCCCATCTTGCACAAACTGTCAATCAAAATTGAATATACATACTCATCCACCACCGCGCCAGTTTGTTCCAGTTTCCTCACGATAGAGAAGGCATCTTCCAACCTGCCTCTCTTACAGAAGCCACCAACCAGTGATGTATAAGTAATCAAATTTGGCTTAGCGTCATATCGCTCCATTGTATTCAAGAAACCCATTACTTTCTCCACACTGCCTTCTCTGCATAAGCCATCAATAACAGTAGTGTAGTTAACCACGTCGGCTGTGATTCCCTTATCTATCATGGATCGATGCTTCTGTAGACCCTCCATCAAGAACCCACGACTCATGTATCCATGAACCATGCTGCCATAAAACACAGCATCAGCATCCATACCCTTACACTCCATCTCCCGCATCAGCTGTGCCATCTCATCGATTCTCCCCTCCAACCCAAGAGCATGGACAACCGACGTCAACGTCACCAGGCCTGGCTCAAAGCCACTGAACTCACGCCTCACCCTCTCATAGAAATCTAGACCCGCTCCAGCCTTCCCAGCTCTAGAGAACCCAGAAACAATAGAGCTGCAAACGCGATCATCCACCTGACAGCCCCTTCTGGTCATTACGTCGAACACCCTGAGCGCGCCATCCACCTCCCCGCGGGCACACAACCCAACCACCATCACGCGGTACGTGGACTGGGATAGCACCGCGCCTTGATCCTCTACCGCCGCGGAGAGCAGCTCCAGCGCGTGATGTGGGTCTCCTTGTCCCGCGCAGGCTCGTCGGAGCAGTGCGTGCCAGAGGCGGCGGCCACGGTTGGCAGTGCATGAGGCGAGAGCGAGGCGCTGGGCCGCTTCGCGCGGGCGCGCAGAGTCAAGCAGCGCGaaggcggcgaggaggtgcgTGCGCGGGGTGGGGGCAACTGCGTTGGCGAGCGCCTGGGAagcgagcgcggcgaggaggcggtgccTGCGGCGACGGAGGAGCGTGGCCAGGAGGCGGTCGACGTGGCGAGCGGTGTCGGCGCCACCGAGCTTGATGAGCGAGGGGAACGGCGGTGGctggagagggggagggggagggggctcgCCGTTGCCGCCGGGTAGGGGCATGGCCGGCCTGGCGGAGTGGCGGGTGAGTGGAACGTTCGAAACGCCGGGTTCCGGGGGGCAGTCTCGGGACTTCGGGAGCCGGGAGGGGAGCTCAAGGTTTTTGCTGAAGTGCTGGTAAATCAATTGAATTCAACGGCAGTTTGAAATTTTGGATTCACGAATTCGGATTAATACGAATAAATCAAATGTTCCACAAACTGTTGGATGTGCGTACAATTGTTATTTATATCATCGTGCATAAAAAAAAAGCAGACTTCACTGTTTGTATCATTTTTCAATAGTGGGAACACGAAATTACACGTTTCTTCTCACAAATGAACAAGAAATTACGGAGGGTTAATTTCTTTGTAAAAAAAGTGAGTTGATTTTTTATGACTAAATTTAAATGGTGGATGAACCTAAGTCAACTTTCAAACAAATTTCTTCTTCAAGAGCCGCAATAATCAAATTATTCCGATATAATAGTACTTTGAGTGAAAAGAGTAtaaattttatataaacaatcaaattaaaaaattattatagAATTATTTGTTGAAAACCCATGCGGCCAAAAGTTCAGACAATACTAAGGTGAATGAACAGAAGAACTCAATAGGTGTCGCTCATGGGCCTATGACGGCCCACTAGCCTTGTTACTATGGGCTCGGCATTTTGCAAGTAAAACGGCAACAACCGTGGGGCGTGGAGTCGCGGAGCGGAGATGCAGCAGCCTcaggggcaggcggcggcgctcgcggtggtgccgtcggcgtcggcggtggcCCACCCGAACGATCCGGCAGGGGGAGACGCGCCGCCGAAGCAGGTCGCGCAGGCGATGGAGCGTCTGGGGCGTGCGGGGCGGCTCATCGCGGAAATCCGGCTCGGCGCGGACCGCATCCTCGAGGCCCtcttcgtcgccggcggcgcgcccccTTATAGCGCGCCCCAGCACATCGACAGGACATCGCGCGCTATCGTCCAGGAGGAGGCCGCCATGCGTCGCCACTTCCAGGACCTCCGCGCGCTCGGCAGGTACCAGCCCCTAGCATCTCTGCCCGCCCTAACACCTCCGTTCCCCCTTCTCTCTCGATCCGGGAGGTTATGGATAATTACCTGGGTTTCTATACAGAAAATTTGGTTGCGTTCTACTTGTTGCAGCATTGTCGAGTGTCAAATGTCAAATTTAACCGAA contains:
- the LOC120706433 gene encoding pentatricopeptide repeat-containing protein At5g57250, mitochondrial-like yields the protein MPLPGGNGEPPPPPPLQPPPFPSLIKLGGADTARHVDRLLATLLRRRRHRLLAALASQALANAVAPTPRTHLLAAFALLDSARPREAAQRLALASCTANRGRRLWHALLRRACAGQGDPHHALELLSAAVEDQGAVLSQSTYRVMVVGLCARGEVDGALRVFDVMTRRGCQVDDRVCSSIVSGFSRAGKAGAGLDFYERVRREFSGFEPGLVTLTSVVHALGLEGRIDEMAQLMREMECKGMDADAVFYGSMVHGYMSRGFLMEGLQKHRSMIDKGITADVVNYTTVIDGLCREGSVEKVMGFLNTMERYDAKPNLITYTSLVGGFCKRGRLEDAFSIVRKLEQTGAVVDEYVYSILIDSLCKMGDLARAFSLLEEMENKGIKAGNVTYNTVINGLCKAGDTEKAVEISEGVAADNFTYSTLLHGYINSDDVTGLMAIKGRLENSGISMDVVTCNVLIKALFMVKKVDDACSLFHKMPEMGLRPNTITYNTIIDALCKVEEIDKALELFDEYKKHSSLSSTVVHDCLIKALCNQGKVDMAGQIFYDLVQKKLRPDFFSCRKLIHANFKELGEHGVLDFIYKVGELDIDLFSSVCNYASTFLSNRNCCRAAMDAYKLLRTQASSVTSKSCYRLLKSLHRNGSEEVIQPLLCEFIKIHGLHEPRMINVLSCHLSKKSVSEAIWFSNYMDTGSVPVSVLRGAVYTLKKQGEVLDACKFLKEAEQSGFSVDIAMYSIVVDGLCKGGYLEKALDLCESMKKEGLHPNIVIHNSVLSGLCQQGCLTEAFRLFDYLENSKMLPTMITYAILIGALCREGLLDDADQLFHKMSTKGIRPMTRVYNLLISGYCNFGLTEKALELMSHLEELFVRPDSFTLGAIISGLCLKGDTEAALGFFNEYRYKDIEPDFVGFMSLVKGLHAKGRMEESRGILREMFQCKEVVESINSVGDKIQAESLVDLLSSACDQGRIDEIVTILNEVGHMLLSSSDSSVYNALGHLKKLQKADDAFDSISDSGKVTLVASDVSRNSHYRSSEVIDGDDSLSKASDDTDIDYQNLLGKSFNDDFDSYYTAVASLCSKGEVHKANKAVEVMIQNSG